GTCGACCAACCGAGCAGCAGCACGCCATTGACCCCCTCGATCGCCGCGACCAGTTGCCACGCACGGCTAAGCCCCGCGTCGTCATATCCCACGGTGCCGTACGTGATGGTCGAGAAATAGACCGAGGTCTGCAAGTCGGGCAGGGCGCCCGCCGCAAGGTACAGCGCGGCATAGAGCCAGATCTCGATCCCGTGGATCGCGAACAGGCCCAGCACCACCGCGAAGGTGAACGCGATGCCCTTGGGGCTGACGGCGGAGATGTGCTCCGCGCGTTCCTCCCGCTGCTCGATCCGCAACATGCGGCTGAGCACCAGTAGTCCCGCACCGTGGATCGCGACGGTCAGCAGCACCATTGCCGTCGATATGGCGAGTTGTCCGATCATCGTGGCCCCAATTGTCCAGCCCTGGCGCAGAGCATACGCCATGACGCGCGGCGCGCCCAAACCTTTCCTACACGCCTCCATCTGCGGCATGGTTTGCGGGATGATCTCGCGTGTATCCTCTTTGCCTGCCGCATCGGCGATCCGCAGCAAACCGGTCGATCATCTCGCCCCGGATTTTCTTCTCCAGGACTGTGTTCCATGTGTTCCACCATGTCGCATTCAGCGACTCGCCAACCGGCCAATCGGCTGGCACAACGGCGCATCACCGCTCGATCGGCGGAACCGGGAAAGGAATGCGCCTTGCTCAAGCTCACCTTGTGCGTCCACCGCTTGCCCTCGCTCACCCGCGAAGAATTCCAGAAGCATTGGCGGGAAAATCACGCCCCGCTGGTGCGCGCTGCGGCAGAGGCGCTGGGGATTCGCCGCTATGTCCAGTCGCACACATTCGAGCACCCGATTGCCGATGGAACTGCGCAGGCGCGCGGGATGGTGCATGGCGACGATGTCGATTTCGACGGGCTGGCAGAATTGTGGTTCGATTCGGAAGAGGCGCTGCTCGCCGCCCGCGCCACCCCCGAGGGGCGCAAGCATGGCGCGATCCTGCTGGAAGACGAGGCGCGGTTCATTGATTTCACGCGCTCGTTCGCGTTCGTCAGCCACGAGAATGTGGTGATCGGGTGATGAGTGAAGCGGCGGCGAGCGAGAAACCCAAGTACCGCGTCCCGTTCGTCGAGCGGACGGGGATGCAGCGGCTGGAGGAAGCGCGCGGGCATTCGAAGCTGCTGATGCCGCTGGGGCCGAACGAAAACCATGTCGGGGTGATGTATCTCGGCGCGTTTACCGTGCTGGCCGAAGCGGTGGCGGCAGGGCCGGGGATATCGATTCTCGACACCGCGAAGTACTTCCCGATCATCAAGGATATCGCGGTCGACTTCCACCGTATGGCGGCAAGCGACGTGACCGCCGAATATACCCTGTCCGATGCCGAGATGGACGGCCTGCTGGCCGATCTCGAGCGCAAGGGCAGCGCGACTTACGTTGCCGAAGTGCCGATGCTGGATGCAGGCGGCACGGTGGTCGCCACAGGGCGGGTGACGGTCAAGCTGCTGTCGCACGACTGGAAGAAGCCGGACTGAAGGCAAATGACGAAACACGAGGAGAGCGATCGATGACCACCCCCAAGACCGGCGGCTGCCTGTGCGGCGCAGTGCGCTACAGCTTTACCGGCGAACCGCTGATGCAGGCGGTGTGCCACTGCAAGAACTGCCAGCGCCAATCGGGCAGCGGGTGGTCGATGCTGGTCGGCCTGCCCAAGGCGGCGGTCGAGATCGAGGGCGAAGTAACCACCTACACCGATCACGGCACCAGCGGCGACGAGGTCTACCGCCAGTTCTGCCCGACCTGCGGATCGCCGGTGTTTACCCGCGTGCCCTCGCAGCCGGACATGATCTTCATCAAAGCCGGCACGTTCGACGATACATCGGACTTCGCCCCGCAAATCCAGTTCTGGACCGCGAGCAAGCAGGACTGGATCGAGCTGGAAGGCGTCCCCGGCGTCCCCGGGAACCCGGGCTAGGGCATTCCTGCCGCAAGGGCGCTCAACGCTTCACCCAGCTCTTGGCCTGCTCCAGTTCAGCCAGCGGGAAGGCGTGGAACGCGAACGGCATCAGCGGCGAAAGCAGGCGGCCCGCCTTGGCGATCCAGCCGATGTCGGTCACCAGCGCACAGCGTTCGAACGCGATCGGGTGGCGTATACCCAGCTTGAGGTCCTCCCACGCGGCATGGCCCGAGTATCCGATGAAGTCGTCGTCGAGTACCACCAGGCACTTGATGTGGTCGTGCACCTTGAGCTTTTCCTCGACCAGCGGGACGAGCGTATCGGCATAGTCCTGCGCGGTGATGACCCCCACCGCGCGCAGGGCGATGACGTCGCGCGGGAGCCCGTCGATCAACTCGAAGCGTCCGGGATCGTCAGCCTCACTGCGGGCCCACGCCTTCGCTTCGTCGAGGCGGCTGGCGGGAAAATGGCGGACCTTGGCGGAAACGAAGCGGTCGGCGATCTCCGGCCCGAGCGAGAGCAGCGCCGAATCGCCGACGATCGCGACTTTGCGCACGACCTTGCCGTGAACCTTCACGAACTCGAAGTGCCGCGCCATCGCGCCCAACCCCTCCCAGTGCGGCAGGTGGTCGAGCACGATCACGAGGTTGGGGACCTTGTCGGTCTCGTTGATCCGGGTGTCGACAATATCGGCCAGCGTATCGAAGTCGCTCTGGCTGAGCGCCCCATGCGGCGACAGGACCACGAAGTCCGGGTCAGAGGTGTCGATGTCGATCATGGCAAACTCCTTTGCGAGCATGTCTCAATCTATGCCGCTGCGGCGGCGATGTCATTGATCGAGGTCAACGGGCACAGGGCGTTCGGACTGACCGGGCCACGCTGAACCTGCCGCATTGGCGGGGTTGGCAAATGGCGCAGGCAGGCTATGCCCGCGGACATGAGCCTG
Above is a window of Tsuneonella mangrovi DNA encoding:
- a CDS encoding GFA family protein — protein: MTTPKTGGCLCGAVRYSFTGEPLMQAVCHCKNCQRQSGSGWSMLVGLPKAAVEIEGEVTTYTDHGTSGDEVYRQFCPTCGSPVFTRVPSQPDMIFIKAGTFDDTSDFAPQIQFWTASKQDWIELEGVPGVPGNPG
- a CDS encoding PaaI family thioesterase, which translates into the protein MSEAAASEKPKYRVPFVERTGMQRLEEARGHSKLLMPLGPNENHVGVMYLGAFTVLAEAVAAGPGISILDTAKYFPIIKDIAVDFHRMAASDVTAEYTLSDAEMDGLLADLERKGSATYVAEVPMLDAGGTVVATGRVTVKLLSHDWKKPD
- a CDS encoding EthD domain-containing protein; the protein is MLKLTLCVHRLPSLTREEFQKHWRENHAPLVRAAAEALGIRRYVQSHTFEHPIADGTAQARGMVHGDDVDFDGLAELWFDSEEALLAARATPEGRKHGAILLEDEARFIDFTRSFAFVSHENVVIG
- a CDS encoding STAS/SEC14 domain-containing protein: MIDIDTSDPDFVVLSPHGALSQSDFDTLADIVDTRINETDKVPNLVIVLDHLPHWEGLGAMARHFEFVKVHGKVVRKVAIVGDSALLSLGPEIADRFVSAKVRHFPASRLDEAKAWARSEADDPGRFELIDGLPRDVIALRAVGVITAQDYADTLVPLVEEKLKVHDHIKCLVVLDDDFIGYSGHAAWEDLKLGIRHPIAFERCALVTDIGWIAKAGRLLSPLMPFAFHAFPLAELEQAKSWVKR
- a CDS encoding ion channel; the encoded protein is MIGQLAISTAMVLLTVAIHGAGLLVLSRMLRIEQREERAEHISAVSPKGIAFTFAVVLGLFAIHGIEIWLYAALYLAAGALPDLQTSVYFSTITYGTVGYDDAGLSRAWQLVAAIEGVNGVLLLGWSTAFFVSLIARMGLK